A single window of Streptomyces sp. NBC_00464 DNA harbors:
- a CDS encoding sensor histidine kinase — translation MRFPRTRPRSLAGQLFAMQVVLVAAVVAGCAFFAYVSGSSQAKETATRQVRAAALAIAGSPSVREAIRTPDPSAVLQPYAEQVRRDTGIAFVTIMDPHRVRWTHPVAERIGETFLGHTARALRGETFSETYTGTLGPSIRVVTPIRDGGRIVGLVSAGITVERVSSQVRAQLGALGLAAGAALALGGLGTYVINARLRRHTHGMNAAELSRLHDYHEATLHAVREGLLMLDGQRRIALINDAGRELLGLAPGTVGRRVAELDLPAPLTGALLASEERVDEVHLTADRVIVVNTRPVVGGERRGTVITLRDHTELQALSGELDSERGFTQALRSQAHEAANRLHTVVSLIELGREQEAVGFATAELELAQALTDRVVGAVAEPVLAALLLGKAAQANERGVELVLADDSLIDDGALPATLPHRDLVTILGNLIDNAVDAASEAVTGSPVTGGGGVPVQRTGPRPARARVTVTALAGDGVLLLRVADNGAGVGPADTTEVFRRGWSTHGAGRGLGLALVRQAAHRNGGAVVLEQGPDGGAEFTVRLPLAQPSGVQKERTP, via the coding sequence ATGCGCTTTCCCCGTACCCGCCCGCGCAGCCTCGCGGGCCAGCTCTTCGCCATGCAGGTGGTGCTGGTCGCGGCCGTGGTGGCGGGGTGCGCGTTCTTCGCGTACGTCTCCGGCAGCTCCCAGGCCAAGGAGACGGCGACCCGGCAGGTGCGGGCGGCCGCGCTGGCGATCGCCGGTTCGCCGTCGGTACGGGAGGCGATCCGCACCCCGGACCCGTCGGCCGTGCTTCAGCCGTACGCGGAACAGGTCCGCAGGGACACCGGGATCGCCTTCGTCACCATCATGGATCCGCACCGGGTCCGCTGGACCCACCCCGTCGCCGAGCGGATCGGCGAGACCTTCCTCGGGCACACCGCGCGGGCCCTGCGCGGTGAGACCTTCTCGGAGACGTACACCGGCACGCTCGGCCCCTCGATACGCGTCGTCACGCCGATCCGGGACGGCGGCAGGATCGTCGGACTCGTCAGTGCGGGCATCACGGTCGAGCGGGTCTCCTCGCAGGTGCGGGCCCAGCTGGGCGCGCTGGGGCTGGCGGCGGGCGCGGCGCTGGCGCTCGGCGGCCTCGGCACGTACGTGATCAACGCCCGGCTGCGGCGGCACACCCACGGGATGAACGCCGCCGAGCTGAGCCGGCTGCACGACTACCACGAGGCCACGCTGCACGCGGTGCGCGAGGGGCTGTTGATGCTGGACGGGCAGCGCAGGATCGCCCTGATCAACGACGCGGGCCGCGAGCTGCTGGGGCTCGCGCCCGGCACGGTCGGCCGCCGGGTCGCCGAACTCGATCTGCCCGCACCGCTCACGGGGGCGCTGCTGGCCTCCGAGGAACGGGTCGACGAGGTGCATCTGACGGCGGACCGGGTGATCGTGGTCAACACCCGCCCGGTGGTGGGCGGGGAGCGGCGCGGCACCGTCATCACCCTGCGCGACCACACGGAACTCCAGGCTCTCTCCGGCGAGTTGGACTCCGAGCGCGGGTTCACCCAGGCGCTGCGCTCGCAGGCGCACGAGGCGGCGAACCGGCTGCACACCGTGGTCTCGCTGATCGAGCTGGGACGGGAGCAGGAGGCGGTCGGCTTCGCCACGGCGGAGCTGGAACTGGCCCAGGCCCTGACGGACCGCGTCGTCGGCGCGGTCGCGGAGCCCGTACTGGCGGCGCTGCTGCTGGGCAAGGCCGCGCAGGCGAACGAGCGGGGCGTGGAGCTGGTGCTTGCGGACGACAGCCTGATCGACGACGGGGCCCTGCCCGCGACGCTGCCGCACCGGGACCTGGTGACCATCCTCGGCAATCTGATCGACAACGCGGTGGACGCGGCGTCGGAGGCGGTGACGGGCTCCCCCGTCACCGGCGGGGGCGGCGTCCCCGTCCAGCGCACGGGCCCCCGGCCGGCCCGCGCCCGGGTCACGGTCACCGCACTCGCCGGCGACGGGGTGCTCCTGCTGCGCGTCGCCGACAACGGGGCGGGCGTGGGACCCGCCGACACCACGGAGGTGTTCCGCCGCGGCTGGTCCACGCACGGCGCCGGCCGCGGGCTCGGCCTGGCGCTCGTCCGGCAGGCTGCGCACCGCAACGGCGGGGCGGTGGTGCTGGAACAGGGGCCGGACGGCGGCGCGGAGTTCACCGTACGGCTGCCGCTCGCGCAGCCCAGCGGTGTGCAGAAGGAGAGAACCCCGTGA
- a CDS encoding response regulator — translation MIQVLVVEDDPVAADAHQLYVDRVPGFTVAAVAHTRAEAVRALDRVPVDLLLLDLYLPDGHGLQLLRSLRAAGHAADVIAVTSARDLAVVREGVSLGVVQYVLKPFTFTTLRDRLVRYAEFRSSAGEASGQDEVDRALATLRTPQPARLPKGLSSPTLEAVTRVLRAAPDGVTAAAAGLELGISRITARRYLEHLVTAGRAVRSPQYGQIGRPELHYRWLAEGR, via the coding sequence GTGATCCAGGTGCTGGTCGTCGAGGACGACCCCGTCGCCGCCGACGCCCATCAGCTGTACGTGGACCGCGTCCCGGGATTCACCGTGGCGGCCGTCGCGCACACCCGGGCCGAGGCGGTGCGGGCCCTGGACCGCGTCCCGGTCGACCTCCTGCTCCTCGATCTGTACCTGCCCGACGGACACGGGCTGCAGCTCCTGCGCTCGCTGCGCGCGGCCGGGCACGCGGCCGATGTGATCGCGGTGACCTCGGCCCGCGATCTGGCCGTGGTCCGGGAGGGGGTCTCGCTCGGCGTCGTCCAGTACGTGCTGAAGCCCTTCACCTTCACCACGTTGCGCGACCGGCTGGTCCGCTACGCCGAATTCCGGTCCTCGGCCGGTGAGGCGAGCGGTCAGGACGAGGTGGACCGGGCGCTGGCCACCCTGCGCACCCCGCAGCCCGCCCGCCTGCCCAAGGGCCTCAGCAGCCCGACCCTGGAGGCGGTGACCCGTGTGCTGCGTGCGGCCCCGGACGGTGTGACGGCGGCGGCGGCCGGACTGGAGCTCGGCATCTCCCGCATCACCGCGCGCCGCTATCTGGAACACCTGGTGACGGCCGGCCGGGCGGTACGCAGTCCGCAGTACGGACAGATCGGGCGCCCGGAGCTGCACTACCGGTGGCTGGCGGAGGGTCGCTGA
- a CDS encoding helix-turn-helix domain-containing protein, which produces MTPGHVAYGLGAQYGLRIGAETVADWERGLARPTEYELTALAGVLWCAPGELLTAARTLREHRIARELTVDELAGQLGLSVSSYLRMEESGRWRGNERQSTALIEALQLDAAGFVTATGRDGELAELLRSAVTTRWQAYVKPVSKLAPVDRAPVQKMLERLHSDYQALMATTLSWSSTGTESAGATGDAGRAFLAEIVERFWQTAEA; this is translated from the coding sequence ATGACGCCCGGCCATGTCGCCTATGGCCTCGGCGCCCAGTACGGACTCCGGATCGGCGCCGAGACGGTCGCCGACTGGGAGCGCGGCCTGGCCCGGCCCACCGAGTACGAACTCACCGCACTGGCGGGGGTGTTGTGGTGCGCCCCGGGCGAACTCCTCACCGCCGCCCGGACGCTGCGCGAGCACCGGATCGCCAGGGAGCTGACCGTGGACGAGCTGGCGGGGCAGCTGGGGCTGTCCGTGTCCTCGTATCTGCGGATGGAGGAGTCGGGCCGGTGGCGGGGCAACGAGCGCCAGTCGACTGCGCTCATCGAGGCGCTGCAACTCGACGCCGCCGGATTCGTGACGGCCACCGGGCGGGACGGGGAACTGGCGGAACTGCTGCGCAGCGCGGTGACGACCCGCTGGCAGGCGTACGTCAAACCGGTGTCGAAGCTCGCGCCGGTGGACCGGGCACCGGTCCAGAAGATGCTGGAGCGGCTGCACTCGGACTACCAGGCGCTGATGGCGACCACGCTCAGCTGGAGCAGCACGGGCACCGAGTCGGCCGGTGCGACCGGGGACGCCGGCCGGGCGTTCCTGGCGGAGATAGTGGAACGGTTCTGGCAGACGGCGGAGGCGTAG
- a CDS encoding ATP-dependent 6-phosphofructokinase, translated as MRIGVLTAGGDCPGLNAVIRSVVHRAVVGHGDEVIGFEDGFKGLLDGHFRPLDLNAVSGILARGGTILGSARLERDRLREAAENCAELSRRYGMDALIPIGGEGTLTAARMLSDAGMPVVGVPKTIDNDISATDRTFGFDTAVGVATEAIDRLKTTAESHQRVMVVEVMGRHAGWIALESGMAGGAHGICLPERQFQVEDLVKMVEERFARGKKFAVICVAEGAHPAEGSMPYAKGAIDQFGHERFQGIGNRLAVELETRLGKEARPVILGHVQRGGTPTAYDRVLATRFGWHAVEAAHRGDFGNMTALRGNDIEMVPLADAVTQLKTVPVSRMHEAESVF; from the coding sequence ATGCGCATCGGAGTTCTCACCGCAGGCGGCGACTGCCCAGGCCTGAACGCAGTGATCCGCTCGGTCGTGCACCGTGCCGTGGTGGGGCACGGAGACGAGGTCATCGGGTTCGAGGACGGGTTCAAGGGCCTCCTCGACGGTCACTTCCGACCCCTCGACCTCAACGCGGTGAGCGGCATCCTCGCCCGCGGCGGCACCATCCTCGGCTCGGCCCGCCTGGAGCGCGACCGGCTGCGCGAAGCCGCGGAGAACTGTGCCGAGCTGAGCCGCCGTTACGGCATGGACGCGCTGATCCCGATCGGCGGCGAGGGCACCCTCACGGCCGCCCGGATGCTGTCGGACGCCGGAATGCCCGTCGTCGGCGTCCCGAAGACCATCGACAACGACATCTCGGCCACCGACCGCACCTTCGGCTTCGACACCGCGGTGGGCGTCGCCACCGAGGCCATAGACAGGCTCAAGACCACCGCCGAGTCCCACCAGCGCGTCATGGTCGTCGAGGTCATGGGCCGCCACGCGGGCTGGATCGCGCTGGAGTCCGGCATGGCCGGCGGCGCGCACGGCATCTGTCTGCCCGAGCGGCAGTTCCAGGTCGAGGACCTGGTCAAGATGGTCGAGGAACGCTTCGCGCGCGGCAAGAAGTTCGCGGTCATCTGCGTCGCCGAGGGCGCGCACCCGGCCGAGGGCTCCATGCCGTACGCCAAGGGCGCGATCGACCAGTTCGGCCACGAGCGCTTCCAGGGCATCGGCAACCGCCTCGCCGTCGAGCTGGAGACCCGCCTCGGCAAGGAGGCCCGGCCGGTCATCCTCGGCCACGTCCAGCGCGGCGGCACGCCGACCGCGTACGACCGGGTGCTCGCCACCCGCTTCGGCTGGCACGCGGTGGAGGCGGCGCACCGGGGCGACTTCGGGAACATGACGGCCCTGCGCGGCAACGACATCGAGATGGTGCCGCTGGCCGACGCGGTCACTCAGCTCAAGACGGTGCCCGTGTCCCGGATGCACGAGGCCGAGTCGGTCTTCTGA